The Ziziphus jujuba cultivar Dongzao chromosome 1, ASM3175591v1 genome segment TTCCATAAGTAATCCACTCTCCTTGAAAACCCTGTGGCAAAATCCCCACAACTGTTGCAGCTACATTCTGCATTGTTCTCGCTTAGGATCACACCCTTTGGCCCCATGTTTCTCAGTGCTTTCAAGAACTCTGTTCTTTCGTCCGGCGAACTGTGGTTGAGGTGGTGGAGCCTAAACTGTGCGCAAACTATCAAAGTCTCATCCGGCGAGGAATTGATGACTTGGGAATTCAGTACCTGCAATGGTTGGTTGTCCAGCCGGTTGATCTGTAAATTGATGTTCATGGATTTTGCAAAACCAAGAAGCCTAGGGGAGAGATTATCTCCCGGTGGACCTATTGAGAATGGGGTTTCCATTTTCTGGTCGTTGACAGTGCCGGAAATTACAGTGATGCGAACCAGTGGAGGAGGACCACCTGATCGGCGAGTCAAGGCCTCGAGCAGAGTAGGCCATTGCACACCATGAGAAACACCAACATCAAGAATGTGAAGGTTTCGCTTTTGGTCAGATTCTTCTGATAGGATTTGGAGGATAGAAGAGTTCGCTATGTTATTTGGGAAGGCGAACCAGGGGCTAACCTCGTAGAATTTCAGTAAAGATTTCTGAAAGAAACGTGGTTCGGCAGAAGTGAAACTAACATATCCTTCTGACGCAGAGCAAGAAGAAGCAGAGGAGGAGGACAAATGGTGGGTCAACGCCCGGAGGCCGTGAGCTGCGAGCCTGTGGTTGGCATCGCCGGTGGAAGATGCGAGCTCATGAAGAACATAGATAAGGTGTTGAACCCGATTCGGATTTCCAGCTGTTATGGCGGTTGCACAAGGATTGAGCAACTGCTCTGCCCATCTTCCCTCTTTGACGTTACCGTTATTACAGGTATTCCCTGTAGCTTTTCCCGAGCCTTTCTTGTTTCCTCCTGATTTCTTAGGAGGAGGAACCACTTCTTGAGCTGCAACAACGTCTCCATCTTCTGGCTGGTTGATCCGCCGCCCTTGATTCATCTTCTGATTCTGATGGTTTCGTGATGTTTTAGGAATTGGGTAAT includes the following:
- the LOC107435931 gene encoding protein NODULATION SIGNALING PATHWAY 1, with amino-acid sequence MTIEEPEPNSASDHILDWLEDSVSFLPFLDDPYNTGEINGYHWWDESQDITHDLINARVASINSPPAIATDISTAPANPPISTHVPSPNSSKKRKASDYPIPKTSRNHQNQKMNQGRRINQPEDGDVVAAQEVVPPPKKSGGNKKGSGKATGNTCNNGNVKEGRWAEQLLNPCATAITAGNPNRVQHLIYVLHELASSTGDANHRLAAHGLRALTHHLSSSSASSCSASEGYVSFTSAEPRFFQKSLLKFYEVSPWFAFPNNIANSSILQILSEESDQKRNLHILDVGVSHGVQWPTLLEALTRRSGGPPPLVRITVISGTVNDQKMETPFSIGPPGDNLSPRLLGFAKSMNINLQINRLDNQPLQVLNSQVINSSPDETLIVCAQFRLHHLNHSSPDERTEFLKALRNMGPKGVILSENNAECSCNSCGDFATGFSRRVDYLWKFLDSTSSAFKGRESDERRLMEGEAAKVLTNRCEMNEVKEKWCERMRGAGFVGEILGEDAIDGGRALLRKYDNNWEMRTEEKDGYVGLWWKGQPVSFCSLWKLGIKVDDC